The proteins below come from a single Halomonas binhaiensis genomic window:
- the ribF gene encoding bifunctional riboflavin kinase/FAD synthetase, with translation MEVIRGLHNLREKRWGTVATIGNFDGVHLGHRAVLDQCRDQAAQLGLPVSVVVFEPQPREYFAGDQAPPRLTRLRDKVSLLGECGIDRVLVLPFNEHLRCLTAMEFIDQVLVEGLGVRHLVVGDDFRFGCDRSGDFHLLSVAGEHHGFAVEHTRTFCIDDERVSSTRVRTTLACGNFTAAARLMGRPYAYRGRVVRDQQRGRTIGVPTANLLLSRGALVLRGVYAVMVQIEGEAEFYPAVANVGWRPTVGSSRPVLEAHLLDYDGDLYDRHLTVVPCIKLRNEMSFDSFESLKTQIQDDIRQAREYFEQHVQGGFLRDEAQGLFPLASAPCAREAVTHDSSAGHPADHDDG, from the coding sequence CGGTGGCGACCATCGGCAATTTCGATGGGGTGCATCTTGGCCACAGAGCTGTTCTCGATCAGTGCCGCGATCAAGCTGCCCAGCTTGGTTTGCCGGTGAGCGTTGTGGTATTCGAACCCCAGCCTCGGGAGTATTTCGCTGGTGATCAAGCTCCACCACGCCTGACGCGCTTGCGTGACAAGGTTTCCCTGCTTGGTGAGTGCGGCATAGACCGAGTGCTGGTACTGCCTTTCAACGAGCACCTGCGCTGCCTGACGGCCATGGAATTCATCGATCAGGTGCTGGTCGAAGGACTGGGTGTACGCCACCTGGTGGTGGGTGATGATTTCCGATTTGGCTGTGATCGATCCGGTGATTTCCACTTGCTGTCTGTTGCCGGGGAGCACCATGGCTTTGCGGTGGAGCATACTCGCACCTTCTGTATTGATGACGAGCGTGTGTCGAGTACTCGGGTGCGCACCACTCTGGCCTGTGGCAACTTTACCGCCGCCGCGAGGCTGATGGGCCGCCCATACGCCTACCGCGGCCGGGTAGTGCGAGATCAGCAGCGAGGCCGCACGATCGGTGTGCCAACCGCCAATCTGCTGTTATCGCGAGGTGCACTGGTGCTGCGCGGTGTATATGCGGTGATGGTGCAGATCGAAGGTGAGGCAGAATTTTATCCGGCAGTGGCCAACGTCGGTTGGCGCCCCACAGTAGGCAGCTCGCGCCCGGTGCTGGAAGCGCACCTACTGGATTATGACGGAGATCTCTATGACCGCCACTTGACGGTGGTGCCCTGTATCAAGCTACGCAATGAGATGAGTTTCGATAGCTTCGAGTCTCTCAAGACACAGATTCAGGACGACATTCGTCAAGCTCGAGAGTATTTCGAGCAACACGTTCAGGGCGGTTTCCTCCGTGACGAGGCACAGGGCCTCTTTCCTCTGGCATCGGCGCCTTGTGCGCGCGAAGCCGTGACACATGATTCCTCGGCGGGACACCCCGCTGACCACGACGACGGCTGA